In Pseudofrankia saprophytica, one genomic interval encodes:
- the mce gene encoding methylmalonyl-CoA epimerase yields the protein MLTRIDHVGIAVASLTETIPIYEQAFNLKCVHQETNERQGVREAMLLVHAGDTGGSYVQLLEPIRDDTPVGKFLAKRGPGIHHIAYGVDDIDAALASLTVTGFDLVNKTPVHGTSGSRIAFIHPKGLGGVLTELVEAAGGH from the coding sequence GTGCTGACCAGGATTGATCACGTTGGGATCGCGGTGGCGTCGCTGACCGAGACCATCCCGATCTACGAGCAGGCGTTCAACCTGAAGTGCGTGCATCAGGAGACCAACGAGCGCCAGGGCGTGCGCGAGGCGATGCTGCTGGTGCACGCGGGTGACACCGGTGGCTCCTACGTCCAGCTGCTGGAGCCGATCCGGGACGACACCCCGGTGGGCAAGTTCCTGGCCAAGCGTGGCCCGGGCATCCACCACATCGCCTACGGCGTCGACGACATCGACGCGGCGCTCGCGTCGCTCACCGTCACCGGCTTCGACCTGGTGAACAAGACCCCGGTGCACGGCACCTCGGGCAGCCGCATCGCCTTCATCCACCCGAAGGGCCTCGGAGGCGTCCTCACCGAGCTGGTCGAGGCCGCCGGCGGCCACTGA
- a CDS encoding RyR domain-containing protein translates to MASDAGERQRRSRRTRRDTVTDGLRTLLVDPRGWRVLCGAAAVAAMCLGIAGQWLMYTAAGGGGPFGGHFLDLLYGSLGLFVFQPPDLPDTALSAPLQVARFLAPAATLYALADALVLPVARLRARLAHGHAVVCGDGPGALALIAKLRAERAQVVLVAPGAHAELAGLVGDQRVTVLAGDPTVAAVLRRAGVARADRLYVTGPATGRNAAVLITAATIATTAGRHRSTPLRCYAEESDPDVLDALWILLLRQPASDAVTVGFFNTARLGARLLLDDLAPAWTPAGGGPVVVAGLSPFGQELLLQIARRRRQILGENASRLPVVVVDERASAAVHALRARYEVLDALLDLDCHDVRADEADLDRRAHARATGAGFVEQIFVCYGDEELALRKALATARPPTRRSVVVRVDRGSPLGDALRPGRQEGQGPMDALYDDMVIFPQLDAACDPDDVSDDRLEAWAEAIHADYCRQRLESGEASDDNEALVAWENLPEKYRSNNYDQARDIETKLNLIGCASARMTSDAPSFTFTPEEVELLARHEHERWMRNRLAHGWRGGDARDNERLIHPDIRPYDELSTETKDKDAQMVRLIPRLLASAGYRVVRSADAPSS, encoded by the coding sequence GTGGCGAGCGACGCCGGGGAACGGCAACGCCGATCGCGTCGGACACGCCGTGACACGGTCACGGACGGATTACGCACGCTGCTCGTCGACCCGCGCGGGTGGCGGGTGCTGTGCGGGGCCGCGGCCGTCGCCGCGATGTGCCTGGGGATTGCCGGCCAGTGGCTGATGTACACGGCGGCCGGCGGCGGCGGGCCGTTCGGCGGCCATTTCCTCGACCTGCTCTACGGCTCCCTCGGCCTGTTCGTCTTCCAGCCGCCCGACCTGCCCGACACGGCACTGTCGGCGCCCCTGCAGGTGGCACGGTTCCTCGCCCCGGCGGCGACGCTGTACGCGCTCGCCGACGCGCTCGTGCTGCCGGTCGCCCGGCTGCGGGCCCGGCTCGCCCATGGCCACGCGGTCGTCTGCGGCGACGGGCCAGGCGCGCTCGCGCTCATCGCGAAGCTGCGCGCCGAGCGCGCCCAGGTGGTGCTCGTGGCTCCCGGCGCCCACGCGGAGCTCGCCGGCCTGGTCGGCGACCAGCGGGTCACCGTGCTCGCCGGTGACCCGACCGTCGCGGCGGTGCTGCGCCGCGCCGGCGTCGCCCGCGCCGACCGGCTCTACGTGACCGGGCCCGCGACCGGCCGCAACGCGGCCGTGTTGATCACCGCCGCCACCATCGCCACCACCGCCGGGCGCCACCGGTCCACCCCGTTGCGCTGCTACGCCGAGGAGTCCGACCCGGACGTACTCGACGCGCTGTGGATCCTGCTGCTACGCCAGCCGGCGAGTGACGCGGTCACCGTCGGCTTCTTCAACACGGCGCGCCTCGGCGCCCGGCTGCTGCTCGACGACCTCGCGCCGGCCTGGACGCCGGCGGGCGGCGGGCCTGTCGTCGTCGCGGGCCTGTCGCCGTTCGGCCAGGAGCTGCTGCTCCAGATCGCCCGGCGACGCAGGCAGATCCTCGGCGAGAACGCCTCCCGGCTGCCCGTCGTCGTCGTCGACGAGCGCGCGAGCGCGGCCGTGCACGCGCTGCGCGCCCGCTACGAGGTCCTCGACGCGCTGCTCGACCTGGACTGCCACGACGTCCGCGCCGACGAGGCGGACCTTGACCGGCGCGCGCATGCCCGCGCGACCGGCGCCGGCTTCGTCGAGCAGATCTTCGTCTGCTACGGCGACGAGGAGTTGGCGTTGCGCAAGGCACTCGCGACGGCCCGGCCGCCGACCCGCCGGTCGGTCGTGGTCCGGGTGGACAGGGGAAGCCCGCTCGGGGACGCGCTGCGCCCGGGCAGGCAGGAGGGGCAGGGCCCGATGGACGCGCTCTACGACGACATGGTCATCTTTCCGCAGCTCGATGCCGCCTGCGATCCTGATGACGTGTCCGACGACCGGCTGGAGGCCTGGGCCGAGGCGATCCACGCCGACTACTGCCGCCAGCGGCTGGAGTCCGGCGAGGCCAGCGACGACAACGAGGCGCTGGTCGCGTGGGAGAACCTGCCGGAGAAGTACCGCTCCAACAACTACGACCAGGCCCGGGACATCGAGACCAAGCTGAACCTGATCGGCTGCGCCAGCGCCCGGATGACGTCGGACGCGCCGTCGTTCACGTTCACCCCGGAGGAGGTGGAGCTGCTGGCCCGCCACGAGCACGAGCGCTGGATGCGCAACCGGCTCGCGCACGGCTGGCGCGGCGGCGACGCCCGGGACAACGAACGGCTGATCCACCCCGACATCCGGCCGTATGACGAACTGTCCACGGAGACGAAGGACAAGGACGCCCAGATGGTGCGCCTGATCCCCCGGCTGCTCGCCAGCGCCGGTTACCGCGTCGTCCGGTCCGCCGACGCGCCCTCCTCCTAG
- a CDS encoding peptide deformylase, producing MTILPIRVLGDPILRTPADPVTDFDDRLRRLVDDLIETMYAAPGVGLAAPQVGVGLRLFVFDTDWQPNRPDRHEDDDAADDADRPRRRRPRVVANPVLELGPGEQTDQEGCLSVPGHHYATTRAASATVRGVDARGEPVEYSGTGLLARCLQHESDHLAGSLYLDRLTGLARRSAARALRDPAFPAPGQPGAQLQPDPGQPGDDDGGGFLAALRRRR from the coding sequence GTGACCATCCTGCCGATCCGGGTCCTGGGTGACCCCATCCTTCGCACCCCCGCCGACCCTGTCACGGACTTCGACGACCGGCTGCGCCGCCTCGTCGACGACCTGATCGAGACGATGTACGCGGCGCCGGGGGTGGGGCTGGCCGCGCCGCAGGTCGGCGTCGGCCTGCGGCTGTTCGTGTTCGACACCGACTGGCAACCGAACCGGCCGGACCGGCACGAGGACGACGACGCCGCCGACGATGCAGACCGGCCACGGCGGCGGCGACCGCGGGTCGTCGCGAACCCGGTCCTCGAGCTCGGCCCCGGTGAGCAGACCGACCAGGAGGGCTGCCTGTCGGTGCCCGGCCACCACTACGCGACGACCCGGGCGGCAAGCGCCACGGTGCGCGGCGTGGACGCGCGCGGCGAGCCGGTCGAGTACTCCGGCACCGGCCTGCTCGCCCGCTGCCTGCAGCACGAGTCCGACCACCTGGCCGGCTCGCTCTACCTCGACCGGCTCACCGGCCTCGCCCGCCGTTCCGCGGCCCGCGCCCTGCGCGACCCGGCGTTCCCCGCGCCGGGCCAGCCGGGCGCGCAGCTACAGCCGGACCCCGGCCAGCCAGGCGACGACGACGGGGGTGGCTTCCTCGCGGCCCTGCGGCGCCGTCGCTGA
- a CDS encoding threonine aldolase family protein, translated as MAIDLRSDTVTRPTADMRRAMAEAEVGDDVYGEDPSVRALEEHTADLLGHEAAVFVPSGTMGNFCALRASAEIGTEIIADAEAHIVTYELGGLAALGGVQTRTLPGLAGPLDLAELAAQIRPRTAPKTYNMVPTSVVAVENTQARAGGRIWPLDRLERLREITDDAGVVLHCDGARIWNAAVGLGVEPRRLGELFGTLSVCLSKGLGAPVGSLVVGDAEHIDRARVWRKRLGGGMRQAGVLAAAGLYALRHHLDRLADDHRRAAELAATLADAAPGRVEPKLVETNMIFVSVPDAEDFAARAAAAGVLVGTSGPTSLRLLTHLDVDDDDIRAAGAVLARLLTA; from the coding sequence ATGGCGATCGACCTGCGCAGCGACACGGTGACCCGGCCGACGGCGGACATGCGCCGAGCGATGGCCGAGGCCGAGGTCGGCGACGACGTCTACGGCGAGGACCCGTCGGTGCGCGCGCTGGAGGAGCACACGGCCGACCTGCTCGGCCACGAGGCCGCGGTGTTCGTCCCGAGCGGGACGATGGGCAACTTCTGCGCGCTGCGAGCGAGCGCCGAGATCGGCACGGAGATCATCGCCGACGCCGAGGCGCACATCGTCACCTACGAGCTCGGCGGCCTCGCCGCGCTCGGCGGGGTGCAGACCCGGACGCTGCCAGGGCTCGCCGGCCCGTTGGACCTCGCCGAGCTCGCCGCGCAGATCCGGCCGCGCACCGCGCCGAAGACCTACAACATGGTCCCGACCAGCGTCGTCGCCGTGGAGAACACCCAGGCCCGCGCCGGCGGGCGGATCTGGCCGCTCGACCGGCTGGAGCGGCTGCGGGAGATCACCGACGACGCCGGCGTGGTGCTGCACTGCGACGGCGCCCGGATCTGGAACGCGGCGGTCGGCCTCGGGGTGGAGCCGCGCCGCCTCGGCGAGTTGTTCGGCACGCTGTCGGTCTGCCTGTCGAAGGGGCTGGGTGCCCCGGTCGGCTCGCTCGTCGTCGGCGACGCCGAGCACATCGACCGGGCCCGGGTGTGGCGCAAGCGGCTTGGCGGCGGGATGCGCCAGGCCGGTGTGCTCGCCGCGGCCGGCCTGTACGCGCTGCGTCACCACCTGGATCGGCTCGCCGACGACCACCGGCGCGCCGCCGAGCTCGCCGCGACGCTCGCGGACGCGGCTCCCGGCCGCGTCGAGCCGAAGCTGGTCGAGACGAACATGATCTTCGTCTCGGTCCCGGACGCGGAGGACTTCGCCGCGCGGGCGGCCGCGGCGGGGGTGCTCGTCGGCACCTCCGGGCCGACGTCGCTGCGGCTGCTCACCCATCTCGACGTGGACGATGACGATATCCGCGCGGCGGGCGCCGTTCTGGCCCGGCTGCTGACCGCTTAG
- a CDS encoding serine hydrolase domain-containing protein — translation MTLPAPAAAGGAIATDPTAADVTTAQTAACLTAEAPGDGGSGTSGARGMVTPGFEPVRVAFERVLAEAAGTGAAVAAWHEGAWVVDLWGGTVDAAGTAPWDRDSIVMPYSVTKPFAAVCALLLVERGQLDLDSRVDRYWPGFASPATVRHVLAHQAGLVTLDRPLPTAALFDWDLVCAALAAQQPLWTPGTAHGESALFYGHLVGELVRRVDGRRLGTFLREEVCEPLGLDFAVGLTPAEQARAVELTGLDAAFRLRTADGRPELYRRAIGNPPGIQDGAVVNSAALRVAEIPAVNGHGTARAVAGLYAALLSGQLLGPDLLAEATTAQCSGPDRVMGGMNAWGLGFGVDGDGFGMGGLGGSLGWASRSGHYAYAFVTGSLGDHARSDAVENVLRGCLGLPPLAE, via the coding sequence ATGACCCTTCCCGCGCCCGCAGCCGCGGGCGGCGCCATCGCCACCGACCCGACCGCGGCCGACGTCACGACGGCCCAGACCGCGGCCTGCCTCACCGCGGAGGCACCCGGTGACGGCGGCTCGGGCACCTCCGGGGCGCGAGGCATGGTGACGCCGGGCTTCGAGCCGGTGCGAGTGGCGTTCGAACGGGTCCTGGCCGAGGCGGCGGGCACCGGCGCGGCCGTGGCGGCCTGGCACGAGGGCGCCTGGGTCGTCGACCTGTGGGGCGGAACCGTGGACGCGGCCGGCACGGCGCCGTGGGACCGCGACAGCATCGTCATGCCGTACTCGGTGACGAAGCCGTTCGCCGCCGTGTGCGCGCTGCTGCTGGTGGAACGCGGCCAGCTCGACCTCGACAGCCGCGTCGACCGGTACTGGCCGGGCTTCGCCTCGCCAGCGACCGTCCGGCATGTGCTGGCCCACCAGGCAGGTCTCGTCACGCTGGACCGGCCGCTGCCGACGGCGGCGCTGTTCGACTGGGACCTGGTCTGCGCCGCGCTCGCGGCCCAACAGCCCCTGTGGACGCCTGGGACGGCGCACGGCGAGTCGGCGTTGTTCTACGGCCACCTCGTCGGCGAGCTGGTCCGGCGCGTCGACGGCCGTCGGCTCGGCACGTTCCTGCGCGAGGAGGTGTGCGAGCCGCTCGGGCTCGATTTCGCGGTCGGTCTCACGCCCGCGGAGCAGGCCAGGGCCGTCGAGCTCACCGGGCTGGACGCGGCGTTCCGCCTACGGACCGCCGACGGGCGTCCCGAGCTCTACCGGCGGGCGATCGGCAACCCGCCCGGCATCCAGGACGGTGCCGTGGTCAACAGCGCCGCGCTGCGGGTCGCCGAGATCCCGGCGGTCAACGGGCACGGCACCGCCCGCGCCGTCGCCGGGCTGTACGCCGCGCTGCTGTCCGGCCAGTTGCTCGGCCCCGACCTGCTCGCCGAGGCCACGACGGCGCAGTGCAGCGGTCCCGACCGGGTCATGGGCGGCATGAACGCCTGGGGGCTGGGTTTCGGCGTCGACGGCGACGGTTTCGGCATGGGCGGCCTTGGCGGCAGCCTCGGCTGGGCCAGCCGGTCCGGCCACTACGCCTATGCCTTCGTCACCGGATCCCTGGGCGATCACGCTCGTTCCGACGCCGTCGAGAACGTGCTGCGCGGCTGCCTCGGCCTCCCGCCGCTCGCCGAGTAA
- a CDS encoding DUF1772 domain-containing protein: protein MTALAVVALVLAGLVAGTMTVGLVAIRPAMHSLPVASYITVKQAFDASYPRFMVPLQLAALVTSLALTVTAAVDDSTTSAALAGVGFVLLLVNVVVTVRGDLPINIAMASWRPEEPPADWERHRVRWDRFNAIRTAAAVTGLVLLAAAATGV, encoded by the coding sequence ATGACCGCGCTCGCGGTGGTAGCCCTGGTGCTGGCCGGACTGGTCGCCGGCACGATGACGGTCGGGCTGGTGGCGATCCGGCCGGCGATGCACTCGTTGCCGGTGGCGTCGTACATCACCGTCAAGCAGGCGTTCGACGCCAGCTACCCACGGTTCATGGTGCCGCTGCAGCTCGCGGCGCTGGTCACGTCGCTCGCGCTGACGGTCACCGCCGCCGTCGACGACTCCACCACCTCGGCGGCGCTCGCGGGCGTCGGGTTCGTCCTGCTGCTGGTCAACGTCGTCGTCACGGTCCGCGGCGACCTGCCGATCAACATCGCGATGGCGTCCTGGCGCCCGGAGGAGCCGCCGGCGGACTGGGAGCGGCACCGGGTGCGCTGGGACCGGTTCAACGCGATCCGCACCGCCGCCGCCGTGACGGGCCTCGTCCTGCTCGCCGCCGCGGCCACCGGCGTCTGA
- a CDS encoding HGxxPAAW family protein, with translation MSDIDSAHHSKPMSWVMVLVITIGTVIGTVGVCMASWPVSIIGAAIVVLGGIAALVTGIMEDVDEHPSRDLWPIGGRDASYRRQISA, from the coding sequence GTGAGCGACATCGACTCGGCACACCACTCCAAGCCCATGTCCTGGGTCATGGTGCTGGTCATCACCATCGGTACCGTCATCGGCACCGTCGGAGTCTGCATGGCCTCCTGGCCGGTCTCGATCATCGGGGCCGCCATCGTCGTCCTCGGTGGCATCGCCGCCCTGGTCACCGGGATCATGGAAGACGTGGACGAGCACCCCAGCCGCGACCTCTGGCCGATCGGCGGGCGCGACGCCTCGTACCGGCGCCAGATCTCTGCCTGA
- a CDS encoding HGxxPAAW family protein: protein MSDLPTPHHSKPLSWAMVLIISIGFAVGTVGVCMASWTISIVGAAVALVGAIAALATGIMEDVDEHPSRDLWPIGGRDPSRRRPRQLSP from the coding sequence GTGAGCGACTTACCCACGCCACACCACTCCAAGCCGCTGTCCTGGGCCATGGTGCTGATCATCAGCATCGGCTTCGCCGTCGGGACCGTCGGCGTCTGCATGGCCTCCTGGACGATCTCGATCGTCGGCGCGGCGGTCGCCCTCGTCGGCGCCATTGCCGCCCTGGCCACCGGGATCATGGAGGACGTCGACGAGCACCCCAGCCGCGACCTCTGGCCGATCGGCGGGCGTGACCCGTCCCGCCGCCGGCCGCGCCAGCTCTCCCCCTAG
- a CDS encoding NADH:flavin oxidoreductase codes for MIHATGSAPAGWTGGEAAAWDAGPAAADPAPPPGQAASSANASGTTSNGTTPKDLPTGGALVSPSAAPDVFAPARLGPITLRNRVIKSATFEGRTPKALVTDDLIAYHVAPASGGVGMTTVAYCAVAPEGRTDRHQIWMRPEAVPGLRRLTDAVHATGAAVSAQLGHAGPVANGASNRLPSLAPTRRFSPFGSMTRATSTDDIERIVKAHAEAARFAADAGFDAVELHFGHNYLASAFLSPKLNHRTDGYGGNLEGRARFAREIAAAVRAEVGGQLAILAKLNMDDGVDGGLWLDESVEVARLLQDDGSLDALVLTCGSSLLNPMYLFRGDAPVREFAGAFHGVTRAGLRLVGPRFLKAYPYQPLYMLDHARQFRAALTMPLVLLGGVTDKAGMDTAMAEGFQFVAMARALLREPDLVNRLRANASTRSLCVHCNKCMPTIYSRSRCVLTDPV; via the coding sequence ATGATCCACGCCACTGGTTCCGCGCCGGCCGGCTGGACCGGCGGCGAGGCCGCCGCCTGGGACGCCGGCCCCGCCGCGGCGGATCCGGCGCCGCCGCCCGGCCAGGCCGCGAGCAGCGCGAACGCCTCCGGCACGACCTCGAACGGAACGACTCCGAAGGACCTGCCCACCGGGGGCGCCCTGGTGTCGCCGTCGGCCGCGCCGGACGTGTTCGCGCCCGCGCGGCTCGGACCCATCACCCTGCGCAACCGGGTGATCAAGTCGGCGACCTTCGAGGGCCGGACGCCCAAGGCGCTGGTGACCGACGATCTGATTGCCTATCACGTCGCGCCCGCCTCGGGCGGCGTCGGCATGACGACGGTGGCGTACTGCGCCGTCGCGCCCGAGGGCCGCACCGACCGCCACCAGATCTGGATGCGCCCGGAGGCCGTGCCTGGCCTGCGCCGGCTCACGGACGCGGTGCACGCCACCGGGGCCGCCGTGTCCGCGCAGCTCGGCCACGCCGGCCCGGTCGCCAACGGCGCCTCGAACCGGCTGCCGTCGCTCGCCCCGACCCGGCGGTTCAGCCCGTTCGGCTCGATGACCAGGGCGACCAGCACCGACGACATCGAGCGGATCGTCAAGGCGCACGCCGAGGCCGCCCGGTTCGCCGCCGACGCCGGCTTCGACGCCGTCGAGCTGCACTTCGGCCACAACTACCTGGCCAGCGCCTTCCTCTCGCCCAAGCTGAACCACCGCACCGACGGCTACGGCGGGAACCTCGAGGGCCGGGCGCGGTTCGCCCGCGAGATCGCCGCCGCGGTGCGGGCCGAGGTCGGCGGTCAGCTCGCGATCCTGGCGAAGCTGAACATGGACGACGGGGTCGACGGCGGCCTGTGGCTGGACGAGTCGGTCGAGGTGGCCCGCCTGTTACAGGACGACGGGTCGCTGGACGCGCTGGTCCTCACCTGCGGCAGCTCGCTGCTCAACCCGATGTACCTGTTCCGGGGGGACGCGCCGGTGCGCGAGTTCGCGGGCGCGTTCCACGGCGTGACGAGGGCGGGGCTGCGGCTGGTCGGCCCGAGGTTCCTGAAGGCCTATCCGTACCAGCCGCTGTACATGCTCGACCACGCCCGCCAGTTCCGGGCCGCGCTGACGATGCCGCTGGTGCTGCTTGGCGGCGTGACCGACAAGGCCGGGATGGACACGGCGATGGCCGAGGGCTTCCAGTTCGTCGCCATGGCGCGGGCGCTGCTGCGCGAGCCGGACCTCGTCAACCGGCTGCGCGCGAACGCGAGCACGAGGTCGCTGTGCGTGCACTGCAACAAGTGCATGCCGACGATCTACTCGCGGTCGCGCTGCGTCCTCACCGACCCCGTCTAG